Proteins found in one Nitrosopumilus maritimus SCM1 genomic segment:
- a CDS encoding pyridoxal-phosphate dependent enzyme, with product MSENQNYDPALLEKFEQEIWNKIPHVEGDKIVNATPLVDLTADLKECAKSVFKLNLDDKDFKIYGKFDSELLSGSIKVRAASHIIHEAIKEGKCNGKRVVIEATSGNFGIALGLLSKLGVTVVALVSRKLQEGVFKELRNENIKIMDLDMDICPAPGMENKADEMAAKATAGNIRSQLTEMGFDPQIFDNNLTEIEALLAKQDIINLARYLADIYDLFCPKQYDNELNIDIHNTVTAPEIDQQLHELGDSLEDYALYCSFGTGGTSGGLSKYMTEKYNKKAVHVVFPPLGQDVAGIRTKSKAEGLTLYNPESYTEHEIDFENAKLILKYMVDKGHDIGESSALELFAALEMAYKGEIKKAVVMIADGIDKYRKNFEMIGKGSDVPMRVSLEDAAAVAGDYDNIIWVHTQYTPKEEGIEIIAKSLGVDKSKITIPKASTINNLLSTQQVPEELSKELDGSKGKSLLVCMAGNTSLMTAQVLASKGIVTQSLNGGITNLPEGRGKNPGEYIQVARE from the coding sequence CAAGAGATATGGAACAAGATTCCACATGTAGAAGGAGACAAGATAGTTAACGCAACACCACTAGTTGACTTGACTGCAGATTTGAAAGAATGTGCAAAGAGTGTCTTTAAACTAAACCTTGATGACAAGGATTTCAAAATTTACGGAAAGTTTGATTCAGAATTACTTAGCGGCTCCATCAAAGTAAGAGCAGCATCACACATCATTCACGAGGCAATCAAAGAAGGAAAATGTAATGGAAAGAGAGTAGTAATTGAAGCCACATCAGGGAACTTTGGAATTGCATTAGGATTATTATCAAAACTTGGTGTAACTGTAGTTGCACTTGTTTCAAGAAAATTACAAGAGGGCGTCTTCAAAGAATTAAGAAACGAGAATATCAAAATTATGGATTTGGATATGGATATTTGTCCAGCTCCTGGAATGGAGAACAAAGCAGACGAGATGGCTGCTAAAGCAACTGCAGGAAATATTCGCTCACAGTTAACTGAGATGGGATTTGATCCTCAAATCTTTGACAACAACCTTACAGAGATTGAAGCACTGTTAGCAAAACAAGACATCATTAATTTGGCAAGATACCTTGCAGACATTTACGATTTGTTTTGCCCAAAGCAATACGACAATGAACTAAACATTGACATTCACAATACAGTAACTGCACCTGAAATTGATCAGCAATTACACGAACTTGGTGATTCCCTAGAAGATTATGCATTGTATTGTTCATTTGGAACAGGCGGCACATCAGGTGGTTTGAGCAAATACATGACTGAAAAATACAACAAAAAGGCAGTTCATGTAGTATTTCCCCCACTAGGTCAAGATGTTGCAGGAATCAGAACAAAATCAAAGGCTGAAGGACTCACACTATACAATCCTGAATCATACACAGAACACGAGATTGACTTTGAGAATGCAAAATTGATTCTCAAGTATATGGTAGATAAGGGACATGACATTGGTGAGAGCAGTGCATTGGAATTGTTTGCAGCACTAGAGATGGCATACAAGGGTGAAATCAAAAAGGCAGTAGTAATGATTGCAGATGGAATTGACAAATACAGGAAGAATTTTGAGATGATTGGAAAGGGCAGTGATGTTCCAATGAGAGTGTCACTAGAAGATGCAGCAGCTGTTGCAGGAGATTATGATAATATTATTTGGGTTCACACACAGTACACACCTAAAGAAGAAGGAATCGAGATTATTGCAAAGTCATTAGGTGTTGATAAATCAAAAATTACTATACCAAAAGCATCTACTATCAACAACCTATTATCAACACAACAAGTTCCTGAAGAACTTAGCAAAGAACTAGATGGCTCTAAGGGAAAATCATTGTTAGTGTGTATGGCAGGAAACACATCACTTATGACTGCACAAGTTTTAGCAAGCAAAGGAATAGTTACCCAGAGTTTGAATGGCGGAATAACCAATTTGCCTGAAGGAAGAGGTAAAAATCCTGGTGAATACATTCAGGTAGCTAGAGAATAA